A section of the Salmo trutta chromosome 4, fSalTru1.1, whole genome shotgun sequence genome encodes:
- the LOC115191693 gene encoding atrophin-1-like isoform X2, translating to MGTINKGVKDQAGSGSQPMLSHKYCPGVNNNPGYLCETGHCCGETGCCTYYYELWWFWLLWTVVILFSCCCAYRHRRAKLRVQQQQRQREINLIAYHGACNYPASMLDLSFLASFKLPSYEEVAAQPPSPPPSYSSVFALQGAMGGATAYTATPYGSAYPHHHQQQTPGPPSYLVSSRAGPSGAGGGLTSSQSSDNYTSCSCESCSLLTSPSSTSFSVQVTYETDNTSHASTPGSEVGGGGGEVLRGFPREGSSLEGVVSARSPLSPGGYPPPPLTPPAPELLPTPSPTASSPLPPTLPLPKLSSPSPLPPSHHPTLPPLILMDPLAVLAEQRGVEGGLSEGGAAARQSPSILSPPKPTQSPPKHALFSTNVDFFEPVEKERREEEEEEEEDEDHFRHRRLTGDSGIEVCRCQVKSEEEDAEKKVKEDQDGEGDGVEGAGFLHDSVDCSLRAQQVAQCGHASSAIPRGGDAIITVESS from the exons ATGGGAACCATCAACAAG GGGGTGAAGGACCAAGCTGGCTCAGGCAGCCAGCCCATGCTCAGTCATAAGTACTGCCCTGGGGTCAACAACAACCCAGGCTACCTGTGTGAGACCGGCCACTGCTGTGGGGAGACAGGATGCTGCACCTACTACTACGAGCTGTGGT GGTTCTGGCTGCTGTGGACCGTTGTGATTCTGTTCAGCTGTTGCTGTGCCTACCGCCACCGGCGGGCCAAGCTGCGTgtccagcagcagcagagacagagggagatcaaCCTGATCGCCTATCACGGAGCCTGCAACTACCCTGCGTCCATGTTGGACCTCA GTTTCCTGGCCTCCTTCAAGCTGCCGTCCTATGAGGAGGTGGCAGCCCagcccccctcaccccctccatCCTACAGCTCCGTCTTTGCTCTGCAGGGGGCGATGGGGGGCGCCACCGCTTACACAGCCACCCCTTACGGTTCAGCCTACCCCCATCACCACCAGCAACAAACCCCCGGCCCTCCCTCCTACTTGGTTAGCTCCAGGGCGGGCCCCAGCGGTGCCGGTGGTGGCCTGACCTCATCTCAGAGTTCAGACAACTACACCAGCTGCTCCTGCGAGTCCTGCTCACTCCTCACCTCCCCATCCAGCACCTCCTTCTCTGTCCAGGTGACCTACGAGACGGATAATACCAGCCATGCCTCCACGCCCGGTAgcgaggttggaggaggagggggggaggtccTGAGAGGCTTCCCCAGGGAGGGTTCATCTCTGGAGGGAGTTGTGTCTGCCAGGTCCCCTTTGTCTCCTGGAGGATATCCACCTCCTCCTCTGACCCCTCCTGCACCTGAACTTCTACCTACACCTTCTCCCACAgcgtcttctcctctccctcccactctccccctTCCCAAACTATCTTctccctctccacttcctccttcACATCATCCGACACTCCCTCCACTCATCCTTATGGACCCCCTGGCTGTGCTGGCTGagcagagaggggtggagggcgGCCTGAGTGAAGGGGGGGCCGCAGCAAGACAGAGCccttccatcctctctccccccaagCCCACCCAGTCTCCCCCCAAACACGCCCTCTTCTCCACCAATGTGGACTTCTTCGAGCCcgtggagaaagagaggagagaggaagaggaggaggaagaggaggatgaggatcaTTTCCGTCACCGCCGGCTCACAGGCGACTCCGGCATCGAAGTGTGCCGCTGCCAAGTGAAGAGCGAGGAAGAGGATGCGGAGAAGAAGGTGAAAGAAGATCAAGATGGAGAAGGGGATGGAGTGGAGGGGGCGGGTTTCCTCCATGACAGTGTGGACTGTTCCCTCCGAGCGCAGCAGGTCGCCCAGTGTGGCCACGCCTCCTCGGCCATCCCCAGGGGCGGGGACGCCATCATCACCGTGGAGTCGTCATGA
- the LOC115191693 gene encoding atrophin-1-like isoform X1: MDPEKTLTFCLGLKAEAMTISLQGLEGPAAKTTVSPKGSDMGTINKGVKDQAGSGSQPMLSHKYCPGVNNNPGYLCETGHCCGETGCCTYYYELWWFWLLWTVVILFSCCCAYRHRRAKLRVQQQQRQREINLIAYHGACNYPASMLDLSFLASFKLPSYEEVAAQPPSPPPSYSSVFALQGAMGGATAYTATPYGSAYPHHHQQQTPGPPSYLVSSRAGPSGAGGGLTSSQSSDNYTSCSCESCSLLTSPSSTSFSVQVTYETDNTSHASTPGSEVGGGGGEVLRGFPREGSSLEGVVSARSPLSPGGYPPPPLTPPAPELLPTPSPTASSPLPPTLPLPKLSSPSPLPPSHHPTLPPLILMDPLAVLAEQRGVEGGLSEGGAAARQSPSILSPPKPTQSPPKHALFSTNVDFFEPVEKERREEEEEEEEDEDHFRHRRLTGDSGIEVCRCQVKSEEEDAEKKVKEDQDGEGDGVEGAGFLHDSVDCSLRAQQVAQCGHASSAIPRGGDAIITVESS; this comes from the exons ATGGATCCAGAGAAAACGTTGACGTTCTGCCTAGGACTCAAAGCAGAGGCG ATGACCATCTCCCTGCAGGGGCTGGAAGGACCAGCAGCTAAG ACGACTGTGTCTCCAAAGGGTTCAGACATGGGAACCATCAACAAG GGGGTGAAGGACCAAGCTGGCTCAGGCAGCCAGCCCATGCTCAGTCATAAGTACTGCCCTGGGGTCAACAACAACCCAGGCTACCTGTGTGAGACCGGCCACTGCTGTGGGGAGACAGGATGCTGCACCTACTACTACGAGCTGTGGT GGTTCTGGCTGCTGTGGACCGTTGTGATTCTGTTCAGCTGTTGCTGTGCCTACCGCCACCGGCGGGCCAAGCTGCGTgtccagcagcagcagagacagagggagatcaaCCTGATCGCCTATCACGGAGCCTGCAACTACCCTGCGTCCATGTTGGACCTCA GTTTCCTGGCCTCCTTCAAGCTGCCGTCCTATGAGGAGGTGGCAGCCCagcccccctcaccccctccatCCTACAGCTCCGTCTTTGCTCTGCAGGGGGCGATGGGGGGCGCCACCGCTTACACAGCCACCCCTTACGGTTCAGCCTACCCCCATCACCACCAGCAACAAACCCCCGGCCCTCCCTCCTACTTGGTTAGCTCCAGGGCGGGCCCCAGCGGTGCCGGTGGTGGCCTGACCTCATCTCAGAGTTCAGACAACTACACCAGCTGCTCCTGCGAGTCCTGCTCACTCCTCACCTCCCCATCCAGCACCTCCTTCTCTGTCCAGGTGACCTACGAGACGGATAATACCAGCCATGCCTCCACGCCCGGTAgcgaggttggaggaggagggggggaggtccTGAGAGGCTTCCCCAGGGAGGGTTCATCTCTGGAGGGAGTTGTGTCTGCCAGGTCCCCTTTGTCTCCTGGAGGATATCCACCTCCTCCTCTGACCCCTCCTGCACCTGAACTTCTACCTACACCTTCTCCCACAgcgtcttctcctctccctcccactctccccctTCCCAAACTATCTTctccctctccacttcctccttcACATCATCCGACACTCCCTCCACTCATCCTTATGGACCCCCTGGCTGTGCTGGCTGagcagagaggggtggagggcgGCCTGAGTGAAGGGGGGGCCGCAGCAAGACAGAGCccttccatcctctctccccccaagCCCACCCAGTCTCCCCCCAAACACGCCCTCTTCTCCACCAATGTGGACTTCTTCGAGCCcgtggagaaagagaggagagaggaagaggaggaggaagaggaggatgaggatcaTTTCCGTCACCGCCGGCTCACAGGCGACTCCGGCATCGAAGTGTGCCGCTGCCAAGTGAAGAGCGAGGAAGAGGATGCGGAGAAGAAGGTGAAAGAAGATCAAGATGGAGAAGGGGATGGAGTGGAGGGGGCGGGTTTCCTCCATGACAGTGTGGACTGTTCCCTCCGAGCGCAGCAGGTCGCCCAGTGTGGCCACGCCTCCTCGGCCATCCCCAGGGGCGGGGACGCCATCATCACCGTGGAGTCGTCATGA